In Rathayibacter sp. VKM Ac-2762, one DNA window encodes the following:
- a CDS encoding intradiol ring-cleavage dioxygenase — protein sequence MTRIPEPRSTPDGPAYEGRRLDRPEEEVVDQGLPFDVGTLFSRRGVLTLVGAGAATLGLAACATGGSGSASSAAATATATPTATATAGAGTAVAGEIPDETAGPYPGDGSNGVDVLERSGIVRSDLRTSIGGGATADGVPLALTLTILDAASGGVPFAGAAVYVWHCDANGDYSMYSSGVEDETYLRGVQVADASGVVSFASIVPACYSGRWPHIHFEVYPGVDSITDASNAIATSQVALQEEACTAVYALESYAGSAANLARVGLDTDSVFGDDGGALQLATMSGSPASGYSAALTASVDTRTAPTAGAAPRSR from the coding sequence ATGACCCGCATCCCGGAGCCCCGCAGCACGCCCGACGGACCGGCCTACGAGGGCCGCCGGCTCGACCGCCCCGAGGAGGAGGTGGTCGACCAGGGCCTCCCGTTCGACGTGGGGACCCTCTTCTCGCGGCGCGGCGTGCTGACGCTGGTCGGCGCGGGGGCGGCGACCCTCGGGCTCGCAGCATGCGCCACCGGAGGATCGGGATCCGCCTCCTCCGCCGCCGCGACCGCCACCGCGACTCCCACCGCGACCGCCACGGCCGGGGCCGGCACCGCGGTCGCCGGCGAGATCCCCGACGAGACGGCCGGCCCCTACCCGGGCGACGGCTCGAACGGGGTCGACGTCCTCGAGCGCTCCGGGATCGTCCGCAGCGACCTGCGCACCAGCATCGGCGGCGGCGCGACGGCCGACGGGGTCCCCCTGGCGCTCACTCTGACGATCCTCGACGCGGCGAGCGGGGGCGTGCCGTTCGCCGGAGCCGCCGTGTACGTCTGGCACTGCGACGCGAACGGGGACTACTCGATGTACTCCAGCGGCGTCGAGGACGAGACGTACCTCCGCGGCGTGCAGGTCGCCGACGCGTCGGGCGTCGTCTCCTTCGCCTCGATCGTCCCGGCCTGCTACTCCGGCCGCTGGCCGCACATCCACTTCGAGGTGTACCCGGGAGTGGACTCGATCACCGACGCGTCGAACGCGATCGCGACCTCGCAGGTCGCCCTGCAGGAGGAGGCGTGCACCGCGGTCTACGCCCTCGAGTCGTATGCGGGCTCGGCCGCGAACCTCGCCCGGGTCGGCCTGGACACCGACTCCGTCTTCGGCGACGACGGCGGAGCCCTGCAGCTCGCGACGATGTCCGGCAGCCCGGCGTCCGGCTACTCCGCGGCACTCACGGCGAGCGTCGACACCCGCACCGCGCCGACCGCGGGCGCCGCGCCCCGCAGCCGCTGA
- the modA gene encoding molybdate ABC transporter substrate-binding protein encodes MRRRLLPLVPAAAALLLLAGCSAPSTPAGDAATGGATSSAGGSITVFAAASLKGAFTELVTGFEAAEPGAEVELSFAGSSDLATQIVNGAPADVFASADERTMSTVAEAGLVDGNPVDIATNTLEIAVPPGNPAQVASLADLARPGTATVVCAPQVPCGAAAVAVEQAAGVDISPVSEESSVTDVLGKVSSGEADAGLVYATDVRGAAGSVTGIPFAEASEAVNTYPIAALTGAGDPATAAAFVAYVASDAGRAALAAAGFGAP; translated from the coding sequence GTGCGTCGTCGCCTGCTCCCCCTCGTCCCGGCCGCTGCCGCGCTCCTCCTGCTCGCGGGCTGCTCCGCTCCGTCGACCCCCGCCGGCGATGCGGCCACCGGCGGCGCGACGTCCTCGGCCGGCGGCTCCATCACGGTCTTCGCCGCCGCCTCGCTGAAGGGCGCGTTCACCGAGCTCGTCACGGGGTTCGAGGCCGCCGAGCCCGGAGCCGAGGTCGAGCTCTCCTTCGCCGGCTCCTCCGATCTTGCGACGCAGATCGTCAACGGCGCCCCGGCCGACGTCTTCGCCTCCGCCGATGAGCGCACCATGTCCACCGTCGCCGAGGCCGGGCTCGTCGACGGGAACCCGGTCGACATCGCCACGAACACGCTCGAGATCGCCGTGCCTCCCGGCAACCCGGCGCAGGTCGCCTCGCTCGCCGACCTCGCCCGGCCCGGGACCGCCACCGTCGTCTGCGCGCCGCAGGTGCCGTGCGGAGCAGCGGCCGTCGCGGTCGAGCAGGCCGCCGGGGTCGACATCTCCCCCGTGAGCGAGGAGTCGTCGGTCACCGACGTGCTCGGCAAGGTGTCCTCGGGCGAAGCGGACGCCGGGCTCGTCTACGCGACCGACGTCCGCGGGGCCGCGGGCTCGGTCACCGGCATCCCCTTCGCCGAGGCCTCGGAGGCGGTGAACACGTACCCGATCGCGGCGCTGACCGGAGCGGGCGACCCGGCCACGGCGGCGGCCTTCGTCGCGTACGTCGCCTCCGACGCCGGACGCGCGGCGCTCGCGGCGGCCGGGTTCGGAGCGCCGTGA
- a CDS encoding VOC family protein: protein MASGVATVWVPVTDMERAVAFYRDTLGLEVKDTSDDWSELDAGGLMIGLNARESATVAEQGGAVISFQPEGSIEDELERLTARGASIEGEISDHEWGRILPFKDSEGNDLQFYSPPQG from the coding sequence ATGGCATCAGGAGTCGCAACGGTCTGGGTCCCCGTCACGGACATGGAGCGGGCGGTCGCGTTCTACCGCGACACGCTCGGCCTCGAGGTCAAGGACACCTCGGACGACTGGTCGGAGCTGGACGCCGGCGGGCTGATGATCGGCCTGAACGCCCGCGAGTCGGCCACGGTCGCGGAGCAGGGCGGGGCGGTCATCTCGTTCCAGCCCGAGGGCTCGATCGAGGACGAGCTGGAGCGCCTCACGGCGCGGGGCGCGTCGATCGAGGGTGAGATCAGCGACCACGAGTGGGGCCGCATCCTCCCCTTCAAGGACTCGGAGGGCAACGACCTCCAGTTCTACTCGCCGCCGCAGGGCTGA